The Cyclobacteriaceae bacterium genome includes a region encoding these proteins:
- a CDS encoding TerB family tellurite resistance protein produces the protein MPSIQQLKLLINLARMDGDVAEKERQYIINIGQANHLLVAEILPLFSGSDSEVIVPSDLNSEEKFEYIFSLIQLTKIDEKVYRNEIKYCAQVASALGYRQDVLFELMLKVKSTAMEKDELEALKKLTATYLLHS, from the coding sequence ATGCCATCAATTCAACAATTAAAGCTTCTGATCAATCTCGCCCGCATGGATGGAGATGTTGCTGAAAAAGAAAGACAGTATATCATAAACATTGGCCAGGCAAACCATCTGCTGGTGGCAGAAATTCTTCCGCTCTTCAGTGGGAGTGATTCGGAGGTGATCGTGCCGTCAGATCTCAACAGCGAAGAAAAATTCGAATATATTTTCTCACTCATTCAACTGACCAAAATTGATGAAAAGGTATACCGCAATGAGATCAAATACTGTGCTCAGGTAGCCTCTGCGCTCGGTTATCGTCAGGATGTCTTATTTGAACTGATGCTGAAAGTGAAATCAACTGCGATGGAAAAAGATGAACTGGAAGCTCTGAAAAAACTAACTGCCACTTATCTTCTTCACAGTTGA
- the thiL gene encoding thiamine-phosphate kinase translates to MEQKRTEIDQLGEFGLIDRIAGNFGLQHPSSLKGIGDDAAVIDAGDDVMLLSTDMLIEGIHFDLSYVPLQHLGYKAVAVNVSDIAAMNGKPEQILVGIAISNRFSVEAVDALYAGIRAACTNYKVDLVGGDTTASPSGLIISISVVGKTKKGNEVYRSGAKDKDIICVTGDLGGAYIGLQILEREKSVYLTNPDMQPELDNHEYAISRQLKPEARMDIIYELADLGIKPSAMIDVSDGLASELLHISRNSNVGVRIFEDKIPIDENAFNTAVEFKLDPYTCALNGGEDYELLFTIHQSDFEKVKNHADIHFIGYIHPDSKQNVMITKNENVVPLKAQGWSHF, encoded by the coding sequence ATGGAGCAAAAAAGAACAGAAATTGATCAATTAGGAGAATTTGGGCTTATTGACCGTATTGCCGGCAATTTCGGCTTACAGCACCCTTCTTCTCTGAAGGGAATCGGAGATGATGCAGCTGTGATCGATGCGGGTGATGATGTGATGCTGTTGTCAACAGATATGCTCATCGAAGGAATTCATTTTGATCTTTCTTATGTACCGCTTCAGCACCTTGGATACAAAGCTGTTGCTGTCAATGTTTCTGATATCGCAGCCATGAATGGTAAGCCGGAGCAGATCCTGGTTGGGATTGCCATTAGTAATCGGTTTTCAGTAGAAGCTGTGGATGCACTCTATGCAGGCATTCGCGCAGCGTGCACTAATTATAAAGTTGATCTGGTAGGTGGTGATACCACAGCTTCTCCTTCTGGTTTGATTATCTCAATCAGTGTTGTTGGAAAAACAAAGAAAGGAAATGAAGTGTATCGCAGTGGTGCCAAAGACAAGGATATCATCTGCGTAACAGGAGATCTTGGTGGTGCTTATATTGGATTGCAAATTCTGGAACGTGAGAAAAGTGTTTACCTCACTAATCCCGACATGCAGCCTGAATTGGATAATCATGAATACGCCATCAGCAGACAGTTGAAACCTGAAGCAAGAATGGACATCATTTATGAGCTTGCTGATCTGGGTATTAAACCAAGCGCTATGATCGATGTGTCGGATGGACTGGCATCAGAACTTCTTCATATTTCAAGAAATTCAAATGTTGGTGTCAGAATATTTGAAGACAAAATTCCAATCGATGAGAATGCTTTCAACACTGCGGTAGAATTCAAACTCGATCCTTACACCTGCGCACTGAACGGCGGTGAAGACTATGAATTGTTATTCACCATTCATCAGTCAGACTTTGAAAAAGTTAAGAATCATGCAGATATTCATTTCATCGGGTACATTCATCCAGACTCAAAGCAGAACGTAATGATCACTAAAAATGAGAATGTTGTGCCTTTGAAAGCTCAGGGGTGGAGCCATTTCTAA
- a CDS encoding DUF479 domain-containing protein produces the protein MNFLAHLYLSGNNPEVMVGNFIGDFVKGRELAPIYGIGIANGIVLHRAIDDFTDHHPIVKQSKKRLFPIYRHYSPVIIDIFYDHFLAANWTQYSTETLGHYAERAYAIVQNHHAVVPEQVNRVLFYMMRDNWLVNYGTVNGIHRALSGMSRRATFESKMQEATKDLEKFYDEFQSEFHLFFPELKNFCDEWLKVNN, from the coding sequence ATGAATTTCCTTGCCCATCTCTACCTGTCCGGAAACAATCCCGAAGTGATGGTCGGTAATTTCATTGGTGATTTTGTTAAGGGCCGTGAGCTGGCACCAATTTATGGAATCGGCATTGCAAACGGTATAGTATTACACCGGGCCATTGATGACTTTACAGATCATCATCCTATTGTAAAGCAAAGTAAGAAGCGCCTGTTCCCAATCTACCGGCATTACTCGCCTGTAATAATTGATATCTTCTACGATCATTTTCTTGCTGCCAACTGGACACAGTACTCTACTGAAACACTCGGCCATTATGCAGAGCGTGCATATGCGATCGTTCAAAATCATCATGCCGTCGTACCTGAGCAGGTGAATCGCGTATTATTTTATATGATGCGTGACAACTGGCTGGTTAACTATGGAACCGTAAATGGCATTCACAGGGCGCTTTCGGGTATGTCACGCAGAGCGACCTTCGAATCAAAAATGCAGGAGGCAACAAAGGATCTTGAAAAGTTCTATGATGAATTTCAGTCAGAGTTTCATTTATTCTTTCCAGAATTGAAAAATTTTTGTGACGAATGGCTGAAAGTGAATAATTAA
- a CDS encoding response regulator transcription factor: protein MKILLIEDEPRLTSFLKEGLEQNAYAVDTASNGSEGLELASSGAYDLIVLDVMLPGQNGFEVLQNMRQFKINTPVIIVSALSNSDQVIQGLDAGAVDYIKKPFDFGEFLARIRAVTRKGDPRSFTKYKIRGLELDLLSRKAFLEGIEVMLTKREFSLLELLMMHSNRVLSKAEISEKVWEVNFDMGSNVIEVHLSQLRRKLREGIIHTKVGMGYYIEGELLKQ, encoded by the coding sequence ATGAAGATCCTCCTCATCGAAGACGAACCACGTCTCACAAGTTTTTTAAAAGAAGGACTGGAGCAAAATGCATATGCTGTTGACACCGCATCGAATGGCAGTGAAGGCCTGGAGCTTGCATCTTCCGGTGCCTACGACCTGATTGTCCTTGATGTTATGCTTCCCGGACAAAACGGATTTGAAGTATTGCAGAACATGAGGCAGTTTAAGATCAATACCCCTGTCATTATTGTAAGCGCACTCAGCAATAGTGATCAGGTCATTCAGGGACTGGATGCAGGAGCTGTCGACTATATCAAGAAGCCTTTTGATTTTGGAGAGTTCCTCGCGAGGATCAGAGCCGTTACCCGCAAGGGTGATCCCAGATCTTTCACCAAATATAAAATCAGGGGACTTGAGCTCGACTTGCTATCACGAAAAGCATTTCTGGAAGGAATTGAAGTGATGCTTACCAAAAGAGAATTTTCATTGCTTGAATTGCTGATGATGCATTCCAACCGGGTTCTTTCAAAAGCTGAAATTTCTGAAAAAGTATGGGAGGTGAATTTTGATATGGGTAGTAATGTCATTGAAGTGCACCTTTCCCAGTTGAGACGCAAGCTTCGTGAAGGGATCATCCATACAAAAGTGGGAATGGGATACTATATTGAGGGAGAATTACTCAAGCAATAA
- a CDS encoding amidohydrolase family protein, protein MKKFLSLIILCVAVLAANAQRTLIHCGSLIDGKNKALQSQVTLVIEGNKIVSVAKGFTKPEGKDVLVDLSKKTVMPGLIDMHVHLESETSKDALVQRFTMNEADIAFKSTIYAKKTLMAGFTTVRDCGGSGVNISLRNAINQGIVVGPRVLTAGKGVATTGGHGDPTNGNRKDLMGDPGPKEGVINSADDAYKAIRQRYKDGADFIKITATGGVLSVAKDGSGPQFTQEEVNAIVAAAKDYGFHTAAHAHGAEGMKRAVIAGITTIEHGTLMSDEVMDLMIKHGTYHVPTIIAGRSAADYAKIPGYYHPLVVPKALAIGSKIQENFGKSYKKGVKIAFGTDAGVFPHGENAREFGYMVEGGMPAIEALLSAMQNNANILGLGDKIGSIEAGKIADIVAVDENPVNNIKTMEKVTFVMRDGVIYKNE, encoded by the coding sequence ATGAAAAAATTCCTCTCCCTGATTATTTTGTGCGTAGCTGTTCTTGCAGCAAACGCGCAGAGAACCCTTATTCATTGTGGCAGTCTCATCGACGGAAAAAACAAAGCACTTCAATCCCAGGTAACGCTTGTCATCGAAGGCAACAAGATTGTATCAGTTGCCAAAGGCTTTACCAAACCAGAAGGCAAAGATGTTCTTGTTGATCTGAGTAAAAAGACGGTCATGCCAGGATTGATTGATATGCACGTGCATCTTGAAAGTGAAACAAGCAAGGATGCTCTTGTTCAGCGCTTCACAATGAATGAAGCTGACATTGCCTTCAAATCAACCATCTATGCAAAGAAAACTTTGATGGCGGGATTTACAACTGTGCGTGATTGCGGTGGATCAGGAGTAAATATTTCTTTAAGGAATGCAATCAATCAGGGGATCGTGGTAGGTCCCCGTGTCCTTACTGCGGGTAAAGGTGTTGCCACAACAGGCGGGCATGGTGATCCGACCAATGGAAACCGTAAAGATCTGATGGGAGATCCGGGACCAAAGGAAGGTGTTATCAATAGTGCTGATGATGCATACAAGGCGATCCGTCAACGCTACAAGGATGGAGCTGACTTTATTAAAATTACAGCAACAGGCGGTGTTCTCAGTGTTGCAAAAGATGGTTCAGGTCCCCAGTTTACACAGGAAGAAGTGAATGCTATTGTTGCCGCTGCAAAAGATTATGGATTCCATACAGCAGCACATGCTCATGGGGCAGAGGGTATGAAACGCGCAGTGATTGCAGGGATCACTACCATTGAGCATGGAACATTAATGAGCGATGAAGTGATGGACCTGATGATCAAGCATGGTACCTATCATGTACCAACGATCATCGCAGGAAGATCAGCGGCAGATTACGCAAAGATCCCTGGCTACTATCATCCACTGGTGGTGCCAAAAGCACTGGCAATTGGATCCAAGATCCAGGAGAACTTTGGAAAGTCATATAAGAAAGGTGTTAAGATCGCTTTCGGAACAGATGCAGGAGTATTTCCTCATGGCGAAAATGCACGTGAGTTCGGATACATGGTAGAAGGCGGAATGCCAGCGATCGAAGCATTACTCTCTGCCATGCAGAATAATGCAAACATTCTAGGACTAGGAGATAAGATCGGATCCATCGAAGCAGGTAAGATTGCAGACATCGTAGCGGTGGATGAAAATCCTGTTAATAATATCAAGACGATGGAAAAAGTAACATTCGTCATGAGGGATGGAGTTATTTATAAGAATGAATAA